CTTCGCCAATCAAAAGGTAAAGTTTGGCTATAGGTATAATGTCCTCCGCATAAACAGAAAATGGCAAGCCAACCGGCTTGCCATTTTTATTAACACGCTGTTTATTTTAGCTTTTCGATAATCGCGTTCACTGCGCTTACCATTTCTGCGTCACGAATATCGTCAATAGACGCTTCAGCACTAGATTGACGGACAATCACAACATTCTCCGTTGGGTCAACATAGATCCACTGACCAAAGATACCCAGTGCTGTGTATGCCTGATTGGCATTATCTGTGTGCCAGAATTGGTTACGATAGCTCCAACCTGTCATGCCATGGTGGCTATAGCCGCCTTTCTCGAACGCTTCTGGTGCACCACCCGCTTGTGTTGATTGAATCGCTTTAGCCGGAAGCACCTGCTCACCATTGAGGTTTTTACCTTGGTCAGCGAGCATTTGTCCAAACTTCGCCAAATCGCGAGCTGTTGCGTTTAGACCGCCAGAAGCCAGTTCGGTACCTTCTCCATCAACGATAACAAAGGCGTCACGTTCAGCACCAATCTTTGACCAAATACGCTCAGACATAATTTGATCAAATGATTTTCCCTCTACGTTTTCAATGATCCAAGCAACCACATCTGTGTTAGCTGAAATGTAGTGAAACTCTTCGCCGTGAGGACGATCACCGTCTTTCTCAAGCGTTATTAGGAAATCTCGAATGGTCTTAGGACCAGCATAACCTTCTTCCATCGGCGCAAAACCGATAGTTTTCATGTGCTGGAACACTTCTGCGTTTGGATTCTCGTACGCTTCTGAATACTTCACGTTGTTGGTCATATCCATCACTTGTCCAACCGTGGCATCACCGTAAGCTGAGCCTTTCAACTCAGGAACAATAGTTTCAACCAAGGCATCGCGGTCCAGTTTACCTTCGGCAACCAGCGTCGCTGCTAAGATGCCTGTGAATGACTTTGTGACACTCATCATCTGATGCTTGGTGCGCTCATTCTGACCATCAAAATACTGCTCATGGACCACCTTACCGTCTTTAAGCACGATAAATGCGTCAGCACGATGATCTTTAAGCATGTCTTGTAAGTTCATCTTTTTGCCATCGTAAGTGAAATCTACATCGCCTAATGGTTTGTCGGCTTGCTCTAGTAAAATTGGAGCCATAACACCTGAGTCAATGTTTTTGGTTTTCATAAACTCTTGCATGTTTTTGTAGGTGTAACGGTTTTGGTCAGCGGCCAGAAGGTTAGATTCTGTAATGCCCATGTCTGCGCGAACTTTTCCTTCTGATGGCATTGCGCTTGCCAAGCCCGAAGTCATCAAAGTAGCAAGTGTTAATGAGATTAGCGTCTTTTTCATAAGTGTACCTATAAACAAGTTGGAGCAGGAATGCGAGAGAGTATAGAGGGATGTCCTTCTGAGCTTAAATGAGTGCCTATTAGTACTGCTAATAGGTTTTATATACGCGTTCGCTGCCGCTACAAAGGTAGAATTACTTTAGTTCACGACAGTCCAAGCCATGAGCTTTATAATCCTATAATTGAAATAATCGTATCGTTTGAGAATCTAGAGATAACGTAAATGAAGCGCGTGTTTGATGATCTAAATATCTTTTGTAAAGTCGTTGAGACTGGGAGTATGAAGCAAGCCGCAGAGGCCCTCAGCATCCCCCACAGTACAGTAAGCCGACGAATCGAGGCTCTCGAAAATGCACTTGGCTTGACACTGCTGCACCGCACCACTCGAGAGGTCAAAGTGTCTTCCCGTGGACAAGAGCTTTATGATGACTGTGCAATCCAGTTTGGCGCGATTCAACGTTCTATTAGTCTCGCTGTCGATGCGGAAGTTGAGTTTAAGGGCAAACTGTCAGTCTCAATGCCAGTTCGAGCCGGTATTGACTTTCTCGGTGCCTGGCTCATCGATTTTGCAAGCCTTCACCCAGAACTTCAGCTCGATCTCGCCATGTCAAACAGCAATAAGGACTTAATAAAACACGAGATCGACCTCGCCTTCAGGGTCGGTCCCCTTGTCGATTCTTCAGCCATTGCGCAAAAGCTTTGGGACATCCCCTACACCGTCTGCGCTCATCCAGCGCTTATGGAGAAATTTGGCATTACCGATTCGAAGATTAGTATGGATACCCTGCAGTCTCTGCCTTGCGTCGTCGCCCGACCAGCGCTCTCCTGGATGTTTACGAATAGCAATCGAGAGGACATCTCTATAGCCGTGAAACAGGGGCTCGTGGTTGATGACTTAGGTCTGGCTCATCATGCGGCATTAGGCGGGCAGTATGCTGCGATGCTCCCAACTTCGATGCTTAAAAACGACAAGCTCATTCAGCTAGAGGTAGACGGGTTGAAAGCTCGAACTCGCGTGATGTACGCTTACTATCTCGGTCGTCGACATGCACAAAGTCAGATCAAACAACTTGTGAACTACATTAAACAGCGAGACGAAGCTCTGAGCTAACAATCTCATTTTTGGGATTGTGTTATCCCAAATTGCGGATTTTTTAATGTCATCACAACCACTATTATCTCTCTCGAAGCATAATTCAAAACATCGACACTAGGTCGGGAAGGAGAGAAAGATGAAAGCGGTTGTGATTGAGCAAACAGGTGGTAGTGACGTTCTGAACTATAAAGAACTCAACCAACCAAAGCTGCAACCAGGTCAAGTGTTAGTGCAGGTTAAAGCAGCGCCGGTAAACTTTATCGACACAATCATTCGAGAAGGTAATATGCCTCCAGGCATGATGCCGAATCTGCCTTTTATCTCCGGTGTCGAAGGAAGCGGTATCGTTGTAGATGCGAACGGTACAGCGCTAAACAAGGGGCAAAAAGTTGCATTTCTAGGCCCAATCGGCGCCTCTATGTATGCCGAGTACACCGCTGTAGACGCAGATAAGTTGGTGCCGTTATCGGAAGGTACCGATTTGATTGAAGCAGGCGCGATGCCTGTCACCTACTTCACAGCCTACCACATGCTGCACAATGTGGTTCGAGCACAGAAAGGTAAGTTTGCGCTTATCTACGCCTCTACTGGCGGCGTCGGTACAGCGCTGATCCAGTTAGCAAAAGAAGCGGGACTGAAAGTCATCGCCCTTGATCGTAAAGATGAAAAAGTAAGCCAAGCACTCAAGTTAGGCGCCGACTTTGCGTTTAACTCAACAGGAAATTGGGTTGAGGAAGTTAAAAAAGTCACTGAAGGCAAAGGTGTAAATTACATTTTCAACCCTGTGGCTGGTGATACCATTGTTCAAGATCTCGAAGTATTAGCCACACTGGGACATATCGTCGTTTTCGGCTTCTTGGCCGGCGCAGGAGAAACAAACCTGCAAGCAGAAGCCATTAAACACTTCTCAAAAGCGCCAACCATCAGCTATTCAGAGATCTACGCGACTTATTTTAGTAACTTTGAGTTGGTTAAAGAGTCGCTGGGCGAGGTCTATCGACTTCTTGATGAGGGCAAAGTTAAGCCAGTATTTTCTACGATGCCTCTAGCCGACGCCGCCAAGGCACATGACATGATTGAAAGTGGGAAGGTGCTTGGTAAACTCGTCCTTACTCGAGACTTCTAAGTGATCGCAAACGCCGGTGCTCGCGAACACAAGTCAATGAGTATGCCCGTAAAAAGGCATACTCATTGACATCTATCTAGGCTACTCGCACCAACTTCTTATTCACAAACTCATCGAGACCCAAACGGCCAAGTTCGCGCCCAAAACCAGAATTTTTGATGCCACCAAATGGTAAGCATGCTTCTGACATCGAGAAGGTGTTAATAAAGGACGCGCCACACTCGAGTTGGTTTGCGACCGCATGCGCTCGCTCTAAACTCTCAGAGATCACTGCAGAGCTGAGTCCATATGAGCTATCATTGGCAAGCTGCACAGCCGCATCATCATTGCCAACTCGATACACAACAGCAATAGGTCCAAAGAGCTCTTGGTCAAATACATCCATATCAGGTGTCACATCGCTCAGGATAGTCGGTTTGAGCCATGCCCCCTCTAACGCTTCAGCCTTTCCTCCCACAACCAACCTTGCGCCCTGCTCTACAGCATGTTTAATTTGCTCAATCAAGGCATCACGCTCTTGCACGCTCACCAAAGGCGCATAAGTGGTATCTGCATCCATAGGGTCGCCTGCTTTTAGACTCGCCATCACAGATGCAAACTTGTCTATGAACTCGTCATACACTTCATCCACCACAATGAAGCGTTTCGCACTAATACAAACTTGACCTGAATTGAACATTTTCGCGATGACAGCAAGTTCAACCGCTTTATCCACATTCGCATCGGATAAAACGATGAACGGGTCATTGCCGCCGAGCTCCATCACCACTTTCTTAAGGTGCT
This is a stretch of genomic DNA from Vibrio maritimus. It encodes these proteins:
- a CDS encoding serine hydrolase domain-containing protein — protein: MKKTLISLTLATLMTSGLASAMPSEGKVRADMGITESNLLAADQNRYTYKNMQEFMKTKNIDSGVMAPILLEQADKPLGDVDFTYDGKKMNLQDMLKDHRADAFIVLKDGKVVHEQYFDGQNERTKHQMMSVTKSFTGILAATLVAEGKLDRDALVETIVPELKGSAYGDATVGQVMDMTNNVKYSEAYENPNAEVFQHMKTIGFAPMEEGYAGPKTIRDFLITLEKDGDRPHGEEFHYISANTDVVAWIIENVEGKSFDQIMSERIWSKIGAERDAFVIVDGEGTELASGGLNATARDLAKFGQMLADQGKNLNGEQVLPAKAIQSTQAGGAPEAFEKGGYSHHGMTGWSYRNQFWHTDNANQAYTALGIFGQWIYVDPTENVVIVRQSSAEASIDDIRDAEMVSAVNAIIEKLK
- a CDS encoding quinone oxidoreductase family protein produces the protein MKAVVIEQTGGSDVLNYKELNQPKLQPGQVLVQVKAAPVNFIDTIIREGNMPPGMMPNLPFISGVEGSGIVVDANGTALNKGQKVAFLGPIGASMYAEYTAVDADKLVPLSEGTDLIEAGAMPVTYFTAYHMLHNVVRAQKGKFALIYASTGGVGTALIQLAKEAGLKVIALDRKDEKVSQALKLGADFAFNSTGNWVEEVKKVTEGKGVNYIFNPVAGDTIVQDLEVLATLGHIVVFGFLAGAGETNLQAEAIKHFSKAPTISYSEIYATYFSNFELVKESLGEVYRLLDEGKVKPVFSTMPLADAAKAHDMIESGKVLGKLVLTRDF
- a CDS encoding LysR family transcriptional regulator, whose protein sequence is MKRVFDDLNIFCKVVETGSMKQAAEALSIPHSTVSRRIEALENALGLTLLHRTTREVKVSSRGQELYDDCAIQFGAIQRSISLAVDAEVEFKGKLSVSMPVRAGIDFLGAWLIDFASLHPELQLDLAMSNSNKDLIKHEIDLAFRVGPLVDSSAIAQKLWDIPYTVCAHPALMEKFGITDSKISMDTLQSLPCVVARPALSWMFTNSNREDISIAVKQGLVVDDLGLAHHAALGGQYAAMLPTSMLKNDKLIQLEVDGLKARTRVMYAYYLGRRHAQSQIKQLVNYIKQRDEALS
- a CDS encoding NAD-dependent succinate-semialdehyde dehydrogenase, translating into MSIRTLNPYTNRIEKTFDALEDRQVIEKIANADVAFRGWRRTSHSERAALLSKVADFLEARAEQYATLMTTEMGKLHGQGVALEIPLCAEICRYYAEHGERFLAPEPIDEIATGRAEIQNLPLGTIYGVMPWNFPFYQVIRFIAPNIMVGNSVVFKHASNVPQCAEAITALFEDAGCPRGLVQHLFISSGQSELVISDKRVQGVSLTGSEKAGASVAALAGKHLKKVVMELGGNDPFIVLSDANVDKAVELAVIAKMFNSGQVCISAKRFIVVDEVYDEFIDKFASVMASLKAGDPMDADTTYAPLVSVQERDALIEQIKHAVEQGARLVVGGKAEALEGAWLKPTILSDVTPDMDVFDQELFGPIAVVYRVGNDDAAVQLANDSSYGLSSAVISESLERAHAVANQLECGASFINTFSMSEACLPFGGIKNSGFGRELGRLGLDEFVNKKLVRVA